CCTGTCGACGGTTTGGACAGCCGCGCCACAAGACCGCAATGAAGCGATCATGAAACGGCAAGACCCAACACCGAAGGCCGGACCCGGGGATCGGGGTCCGGCCTTCGGTGGCATCGGGGGGAGCGTCAGCCGACGGCGACACCCTTCGAGCGGAGGTACGCGACCGGGTCCACGTCCGAGCCGTAGTCCGGCGTGGTGCGGATCTCGAAGTGGAGGTGCGGTCCGGTGACGTTGCCGGTGGCGCCGGAGAGGCCGATCTGCTGGCCCTCGGTGACGGTCTGTCCGGACGAGACCGAGAGCGCGGACAGGTGGGCGTACTGCGCGTAGTAGCCGTCGGCCAGCTTGATGACGACCTGGTTGCCGTACGCGCCGCCCCAGCCGGCGGAGACGACGGTGCCCGCGGCCACGGCCTTCAGCGAGGTGCCGGTCGGGACGACGAAGTCGGTGCCCGTGTGGTAGCCGCTGGACCACATGCTGCCCGCCGTGTGGTAGGCGGTGCCGACGGTGGCGCCGACCACGGGGAGGGTGTAGCCGCTGGAGCCGGCGGTGCTGGTCGACTCGCTGCTCCGGGTGGCCGTCGTCGTGTCCGAGGAGGACGAGGACTTCTCGGCACTCGTGGACTTGTCGGAGCTCGCGGACTTCTCCGCGCTCGCCGACTTGTCCGTGCTCGCCGCCGCCTTCTTGCCCAGCGTGAGCTTCAGGCCCGGGTGGATGAGCGACGGGTCGGACCCGACGGCCTCGCGGTTGTCCGAGTACAGCTTCTTCCAGCCGCCGGTGACGTTCTGCTCGTCGGCGATCTTCGAGAGGTAGTCGCCCGCCCGCACCGAATAGGTGCGCACGGTCGCGGTGTTCGCGGCACCCTTCTTCTGCGCGGCCTTCTCGGTGGCCGTCTTCTCGACCACCGGAAGGGACTGGGCGGCCTTTTCCGAAACCGACTGCGAGACGGACTGCGGGGTGGCCGCGTGGGCGCCGGCGGCACCCATCAGAGGCAGGGCGAGTGCGGCGCCACCGGTACCGGCGACGGCGATCGAGCGGGTGAGGCGCTGGGACCTCGGGCGGCGGTGCTTACCCTTCGCGGGCATGGCGAATTCCTCTCCGGCGCCTACGAGGTGAGCTGTCGGGTGCGGACTGGAGATGCCCGGACGCACCGAGGTGCGCCTTAACCCCAAGCCTGTTCCGGAAGACCGGCCCAGGCATTCGTACCTGTGGGTCCCCCGCTCCTGCCGTTCACGGGTGAGTTGCGCGGATTCCGGGCGGCGGCAGGATTGGGCGTCCGTCCGGATTGGTGGCGAACGTAAGCGAGGAAGACGCAAAGGGACAAGTAAGGGGTTCCAGGACGATTGCATTCCTCTTGATCCGCTGTGAATTTCCCGGTCACCCTCCGTGCATTGGTGCCACTTCCCGAAAGGCAAACCCCAGCATTTGAAGGCGCATTACGTGAACATGACGGACGACGCAGGGTCACCGATATGACGCTCCTCACGTGCCGTTTACACAGCTCCCCTTATTCCAGAGCGAGTTGGAATGAAGGCCACGGAAGACGCCAATTCGGACAGAAAGCTCAGATGCGACGCAGTCGGAGAACTGCCGCATCCAGATCGCCCCGCAATCCCACCCGCAGCCCGTGATGCTGCAATACGGCACCTCTGAGAATTTCGCCCGTTTCACGGCATTCATACGACGCCGTCGGGTCGAGGCCCCGCAGGCGCAGCGCCGGGACGGGTTCGCCGTAGTGCTGCGCCTGAAGCCAGGCGAGGACGACGGTCTCGTCCCCGAGGACGTACTGCACGGCGCTCAGTCCGCCGCTCGGGGCCCGCAGCCGGTACTGCTCGCCGCGTTGCACGAGGGGCCGGATGTCCTTGTAGAGCTCCACCCAGTCGCGGGCCTCGGCGAGCTCCTCCTCGGTCCACTGCGTGAGGTCGCCGCCGACGCCGAGCACACCGGCCATGGCGCTGACGAAGCGGAAGCGCAGCGAGCTGACCCGGCCGTTGAGCATGGCGTTCGGACTGTCGGTGACCCAGGCCGCCATCGCGCGCGCGGGGTGGAGCTGGCTGAAGCCGTGCTGGATCGAGAGCCGGTCGAGGGGGTCGGTGTTGTCGGAGGTCCACACCTGGTCCGTGCGGCTCATCACGCCGAGGTCGATCCGGCCGCCGCCACCTGAGCAGGACTCGAAGGCGACGCCGGGGTGCGCGGCCCGCAGCCGGTCCAACAGGGCGTAGAAGGCGTGCACATGGTCGACCCAGAGCCGCTGCGGGTAGGACTCGCTCGGCCAGCCCGCATCCGTGAAGCAGCGGTTGAAGTCCCACTTCACATAGTCGATCGGGGCGCTGGACAGCAGGGCGTCGAGCTGCCCCCAGAGGTACTCCTGGACGTCCTCGCGCGCGAGGTTGAGGACGAGCTGGTTGCGCAGTTCCGTCCGCTTTCGTCCCGGTTGGAACTGCACCCAGTCCGGGTGTGCCCGGTACAGGTCGCTGTCGGGGTTGACCATCTCGGGCTCGACCCAGATGCCGAACTGCATGCCGAGGGCGTGCACGGATTCGGCGAGGGGCTTCAGGCCGCCCGGGAAGCGGTCGCGGTTGACCGTCCAGTCGCCGAGTCCGGCGCGGTCGCTGGTACGGGCGCCGAACCAGCCGTCGTCGACCACGAACAACTCGACGCCGATGGCCGCGGCCCGCCGCGCGAGGGCTTCCTGCTGCTCCTCCGAGATGTCGAACTCGGTGGCCTCCCAGGAGTTGAACAGCACCGGCCGGTCCTGCTCCGCGTCCGGGATGACGTAGGCCCGCTGGTAGGCGTGCCACGCGCGACTGGCGCCGCCGAACCCGCCCTCGCTCCACAGACCGGCGAAGACGGGCGTGGTGAACGACTCGCCCGCCACGAGGCGCAGCAGCCCCGAGTCGTCGTATCCGGCACCGCCGGTGATCTGCACGCGCGCGTCGGGGAGCTGGGCCACCGCGATCCGCCAGGAGCCGGACCAGCCGAGGGCGCAGCCGTAGACCTCGCCGCGCTCCTCGGTGGCGTCGGAGTCGAGGGCGACCCAGGGCAGGTGCTGGTGGCCGGTGTGGCCGCGGCGGCTGCCGATGACCTTCTCACCGTAGGTGAGGGGGGAGCGTACGAGCCGGGACTCGGCGGCCCAGCGGCCGTGCAGCTGGGAGAGCCGCCAGTCCTCACGGTCGGGCAGGGTCCAGGTGGCGGAGTCCGCGCGGAGCAGCTCCAGGGCGTCCGCTCCCTGGTTCTCCAGGGTCGTCCAGCGCTCCACCACATCGCCGCGCATCCGGTAGTGCAGCGTAATGACGAGCCCACCGTCCCGGAACCGCAGCCGCAGCTCCTCGGCGTCGGTCTCGTACGTCTCGAAGCTCCACTCGGTGCCACGGCCCGCGTCGGTGCGCACCGACAGCGCGGGCCGGACGAAGCGGGGGCCGCCCTCGACCGGGTACTCCTCGCGTCCGTCGAGCGGGGACTCGAAGGGCCAGTAGTCGGGCAGCGGACGGACCGCGAGGGCCTCGGCGTCGGCCAGCGTGATCGCCGGCCCCCAGTGCAGATGCAGCAGCTCGTCGGCCTCGGTGAGGTGGACGGCGTAGCTGCTGGCGGGCCCGGTCAGGAGCCAGGTGCGGCCGTTGGGGGCGATCTCCAGCATGGAACCTCACAGATGCGAACAGGGTCGAACAGTGGTACTCAAGTACCAACATCATCAAGGGCCGGGGGCCCTGGATGCAACGCCTGTGGACAACTCATTGCCCCAGGAACCCATGTCGTATCGTCGGAGGGTGCCCGTCGGCGAGCCGCGGCGACGGCGCCGACTGCGAGGAGCCCCCGTGACGCAGCAGATCCCGTCGACCGAACCCGAGCTGACCGGAGTCCGCAACTTCCGTGACGTGGGCGGTCTGCCGACCGAGGACGGCCGGCGGGTGCGGTACGGGGTGCTGTTCCGCAGCGGCCATCTCGCACACGCCACCGACGAGGACGCCGCGTTCCTGGACTCCCTGGGCCTGCACACGATCTTCGACTTCCGCAACGCGTCGGACCAGAAGCTGGAGGGCCCCGACGTCGAGCTGGCGGGTGTGCGCAATGTGAACCTGCCGCTGAGCGACCCGGCGGACGGCTCCGAGTTCTGGAAGATGGTCCGGGACGGCGAGATCGAGCAGCTGCGCGAGATCCTCGGCGACAACAAGGCGGCGAACCGGATGATCGCCTCCTACCGGAAGATCGTGAAGGAGCGCACCGCCGAGCACGCGCGCGTGCTGCACTCCCTCGCCGAGGACAGCGTGCCCGCGCTGATGCACTGCGCGGCGGGCAAGGACCGCGCGGGCCTGTCGATAGCGGTGACCCTGCTGGCGCTCGGTGTGGAGCGGGAGGCGATCGTCGCCGACTACCTGGAGTCCAACGCCAAGCACCGTCGCTACAAGGTGCACCGCAGCAGCAGCTCGGCCGCCGCGTACTCCCCCGAGGTCATGGAGCTGCTCGCGCCGCTCTTCGACGCGCGCGCCGAATATCTGCGGGCCGCCTTCGAGACCATCGAGGAGACCTGGGGCGACGTCGACACCTATCTGGAGCAGGGTCTCGGCGTCACCCCGGAGATCCGGGAGCGGCTGCGCGAGCGCCTGCTCGACTGACGCTTCACTGCCCGGCGCCCACCTCGAAGAGCAGGTAGACGAAGGCCGCGAACACATGCCCGGCGGCGATGTAGATGATCAGCCGTACCCACAGGGCTCGCGGGAACTTCTCCTCCATGTCGGTCATGGCGTCTCTCCAGGGGTGGGGCCCAGGCACAGGGTGGCCGTGGGGCTCTGCAACAGGGTGTGGACGAACAGCAGCTCGGTCCCGTCGGGGTCCTGGGCCGCGAGGCGGTGCGGGGTGAGCGAGTCGAAGTGCGCGCTGTCGCCCGGGCCGAGAAGGTGCGTCGCGTCCCCGAGGCGGAGCCTGAGTCGGCCGCGCAGGACGTACAGCCACTCCTCGCCGGGATGCACGCGCACGATGTCGCCCTGTGAGCCGTACGGCACCTGCACCCGCAGCGCCTGCATGCCGCGCCCGGCCGCACCGGCCTGCCAGTAGGTCCAGCCGCCCGCGGCGGTCGGTTCCATGTCGGCGGCGCGCACCACGGCGTCCCGCTCGGCGACCGTCTCGCCGAGCAGTTCGGAGACGGTCGTACCGTAGATACGGGCGAGCGCGAGCAGCATCGGCAGCGAGGGCTGGCGCTGCCCGGTCTCCAGCCGGGACAGATGCGCGGGCGAGAGCCCGGCGGCCCGGGCGGCGGCCTCCAGGGTGAGGGAGGCGCGGCGCCGCAGCGCACGCAGTTGCGGTGCGACGGCGGGCAGGGCGTCGGCCGCCTCTGATTCCGGAGAGCTCATGCTCTCCATTCAGCCGGATGCTTGCCTCCAGGGCAATTTTCTTGCCTCAGAGGCAAACCGGCGAGGCAAACCGCTGTCTCCTCCAAGGGCTACCTGTTGGCCACCGCCTGCTTCACCAGCGTCTTGCCGAAATCCCACATCAGCCCGCCCCCACCATGGGCGTCATCCATGATCTCCGTGAAGGCCTCGACGAACCGGTCCACCTCCCGCTCCCCCACGGTCAGCGGCGGGATCAGCTTGATCACCTCCAGGTGGTCGCCGGAGACCTGGGTGAGGATCCGGTGCCGCTGGAGCAGCGGTACGACGACCATCTGGGCGAACAGGCCCTTGCGCGCGGCCTGGAGCATGGTCCAACGGCTGCGCAGCCCGAGCGACTTGGGCCGCCCGAACTCGATGCCGACCATGAGACCCCGGCCGCGGACGTCGGCGAGCAGCTCGTACTTGTCGACGAGCGCCCCGAGCCGGGACTTGAGCAGCTCGCCGGTCACCCGGGCGTTGGCGACGATCTGCTCGTTCTCCATCACGGACAGGACCGCCAGGCCCGCCGCCATGGCCTGCGCGTTGGAGCCGAAGCTCGCCGAGTGGACCAGGACGCGGTCGATCGACGAGTAGACCTTCTTGAAGATCCAGTCCTTGCCGAGCGTGGCGCCCACCGGGACGTACCCGCCGGACAGTGCCTTGGCGACGCACACCAGGTCGGGCTCGACGCCGTCCTCGTGCTGGTAGGCGTAGAAGTCGCCGGTCCGCCCGAGGCCCGTCTGCACCTCGTCCGCGATGAGGAGCGCCTTGTGCCTGTGGAGCAGCTCCTGGGCGGCGCGCAGATAGCCGGGCGGGGTCTCGTGGACGCCCTTGCCCTGGATCGGCTCGACGATCAGGGCGGCGACGTCGCCCTTCTTCAACTCCCTTGCCAGGGCGTCGAGATCACCGAGGGGTACGGCCGTGTCGGGCAGCAGCGGGGCGAAGCCGTCGCGGAAGCCGTCCTCGCCGTTGACCGACAGGGAGCCGGTGGTGAGCCCGTGGAAGGCGTGCTCGCAGTAGAGGACGCGGGGCTTGCCGGTGGCGCGGCGGGCGAACTTCAGGGCGGTCTCCACCGCCTCGGTGCCGCTGTTGCCGAAGAACACCCGGTCCAGATGCGGGCTGTACGCGAGCAGCTTCTCCGCCAGCAGCCCGGGCAGCGGCTGGCAGTCGAAGCGGGTGAGGTCGGCGAGCTGGGCGTCGAGGACGTCGTGCAGCGCCTTGCGGACGACGGGGTGATGGCGGCCCAGGCCCATCACCCCGAACCCGGCGAGCATGTCCAGGTAGTCGTTGCCGTCCGCGTCCCAGAAGTAGGCGCCCTCGGCCCGCTCGTAGACCTTGTCGAAACCGATGGTGTGCAACATGCGCGGGAGCTGGTGGTTCAGGTACTTGGTGTGCAGTTCGTAGCGCTCGGCTCCGCGCTCGGCGAGGAGTCTGCCGAGATCGAACTCGGTGGTCATTCGGGTTTCTCCTTGACTGGGCCGTCGGCCTGTTCGGTACGGGCCAGCGCGTCCTCGGCCTCCTTGACGGCCAGCGCGTCCTCCGCCTCCTTGACCGCCAGCGTCTCCTCGGCCTCCTTGACGGCGAGGCTCGCGCTGATCCGGCCGGCGACCTCGACCGGGGTGAGCCCGATGTCGGCGAGCACCTCGCCCCGTTTGGCGTGCGCGAGGAACTGCTCCGGAATCCCGAACCGCCGTACCGGTACGTCGACTTCGGCGTCCCCCAGCGCCAGCGCGACCGCCGCGCCGACGCCGGCCGCACGGCTGTTGTCCTCGACGACGGCCACCAGACGGTGTCCGGCGGCGAGGCCGGGCAGCGCCGGGTCGACGGGCTTGATCCAACGCGGGTCGACGACCGTGCAGTTGATGCCACGGGCCTCCAGCAGCTCGGCCGCCTGGAGGCAGACGGGTGCCATGACGCCGACGGCGACGAGGAGGACGTCCGGCTCCCCCGCGCCGCGGTGCAGGACGTCCATGCCGCCCACGTGGTCGACCGCCTCGATCGACGGCCCGACGGCCTCCTTCGGGAAGCGCACCAGCGTCGGCGCGTCGTCCACCGCGACGGCCTCCCTGAGCTGCGCCCGCAGCTGGTCGGCGTCGCGCGGCGCGGCGATCCGCAGCCCCGGCACGACCTGGAGGATCGACATGTCCCACATCCCGTTGTGGGAGGCCCCGTCGACACCCGTGACGCCCGCCCGGTCCAGGACGAAGGTCACCCCGCAGCGATGCAGGGCGACATCCATCAGCAACTGGTCGAAGGCACGGTTGAGGAAGGTCGCGTACACGGCGACGACGGGATGCAGTCCGCCGGTCGCGAGCCCGGCCGCCGACACGGCCGCGTGCTGCTCGGCGATGCCGACGTCCCACACCCGGTCCGGGAAGCGTTCGGCGAACTTGCCGAGTCCCACCGGGTGCAGCATGGCCGCCGTGATCGCCACGACGTCCTCCCGCTCCTCCCCGATCCTGACGATCTCGTCGCCGAACACCGAGGTCCAGGACGGCCCGTTGGAGGGGGCGAGGGGCTCGCAGGTGAGTGGGTCCATCACACCGACGGTGTGGAAGTGGTCCTCCTCGTGGGCGAGGGCGGGTTCGTAGCCGCGCCCCTTCTCCGTGAGGCAGTGGATGAGCACCGGCCCGTGGAAGCGTTTCGCCCGCCGCAGTGCCGACTCGACGGCCCCGATGTCGTGTCCGTCGATCGGGCCGACGTACTTGAGGCCCAGGTCCTCGAAGAGCCCCTGCGGCGCGAAGGCGTCCTTGAAGCCCTTCTTCGCGCCGTGGAGTGCCTCGTAGACGGTGGTGCCGATGACAGGGGTGCGCTGGAGGACGTTCTTCCCCCAGGCCAGCACCCGTTCGTAGCTGTCGGTCGTGCGCAGGGTGGCCAGGTGGTTGGCGAGGCCGCCGATGGTCGGCGCGTAGGAGCGCTCGTTGTCGTTGACGACGATGATCAGCGGCCGGTCCTTGGCGGCCGCGATGTTGTTCAGCGCCTCCCAGGCCATACCGCCGGTGAGTGCGCCATCGCCGATGACCGCGACCACGTGGCCCTTCTCGCCCTGCACCTGGCGGGCCTTGGCGAGTCCGTCGGCCCAGCCGAGCGCGGTGGAGGCGTGGCTGTTCTCGACGATGTCGTGCTCGGACTCCTCGCGCGAGGGGTAGCCGGACAGACCGCCCTTGCCGCGCAGCTTGGAGAAGTCCTGACGCCCTGTCAGGATCTTGTGCACATAGCTCTGATGGCCGGTGTCCCACACGATGCGGTCGACCGGCGACTCGAAGACCCGGTGGAGCGCGATGGAGAGTTCCACCACCCCCAGGTTGGGCCCGAGGTGTCCGCCGGTCCTGGCGACCGAGTGCACCAGGAACTCTCTGATCTCTTCGGACAGTTCACCGAGTTCCGCCTCGGACAGCGCCTTAAGGTCGCGTGGTCCCCGGATG
This DNA window, taken from Streptomyces sp. NBC_00663, encodes the following:
- a CDS encoding alpha-galactosidase, with the protein product MLEIAPNGRTWLLTGPASSYAVHLTEADELLHLHWGPAITLADAEALAVRPLPDYWPFESPLDGREEYPVEGGPRFVRPALSVRTDAGRGTEWSFETYETDAEELRLRFRDGGLVITLHYRMRGDVVERWTTLENQGADALELLRADSATWTLPDREDWRLSQLHGRWAAESRLVRSPLTYGEKVIGSRRGHTGHQHLPWVALDSDATEERGEVYGCALGWSGSWRIAVAQLPDARVQITGGAGYDDSGLLRLVAGESFTTPVFAGLWSEGGFGGASRAWHAYQRAYVIPDAEQDRPVLFNSWEATEFDISEEQQEALARRAAAIGVELFVVDDGWFGARTSDRAGLGDWTVNRDRFPGGLKPLAESVHALGMQFGIWVEPEMVNPDSDLYRAHPDWVQFQPGRKRTELRNQLVLNLAREDVQEYLWGQLDALLSSAPIDYVKWDFNRCFTDAGWPSESYPQRLWVDHVHAFYALLDRLRAAHPGVAFESCSGGGGRIDLGVMSRTDQVWTSDNTDPLDRLSIQHGFSQLHPARAMAAWVTDSPNAMLNGRVSSLRFRFVSAMAGVLGVGGDLTQWTEEELAEARDWVELYKDIRPLVQRGEQYRLRAPSGGLSAVQYVLGDETVVLAWLQAQHYGEPVPALRLRGLDPTASYECRETGEILRGAVLQHHGLRVGLRGDLDAAVLRLRRI
- the dxs gene encoding 1-deoxy-D-xylulose-5-phosphate synthase, whose product is MTILENIRGPRDLKALSEAELGELSEEIREFLVHSVARTGGHLGPNLGVVELSIALHRVFESPVDRIVWDTGHQSYVHKILTGRQDFSKLRGKGGLSGYPSREESEHDIVENSHASTALGWADGLAKARQVQGEKGHVVAVIGDGALTGGMAWEALNNIAAAKDRPLIIVVNDNERSYAPTIGGLANHLATLRTTDSYERVLAWGKNVLQRTPVIGTTVYEALHGAKKGFKDAFAPQGLFEDLGLKYVGPIDGHDIGAVESALRRAKRFHGPVLIHCLTEKGRGYEPALAHEEDHFHTVGVMDPLTCEPLAPSNGPSWTSVFGDEIVRIGEEREDVVAITAAMLHPVGLGKFAERFPDRVWDVGIAEQHAAVSAAGLATGGLHPVVAVYATFLNRAFDQLLMDVALHRCGVTFVLDRAGVTGVDGASHNGMWDMSILQVVPGLRIAAPRDADQLRAQLREAVAVDDAPTLVRFPKEAVGPSIEAVDHVGGMDVLHRGAGEPDVLLVAVGVMAPVCLQAAELLEARGINCTVVDPRWIKPVDPALPGLAAGHRLVAVVEDNSRAAGVGAAVALALGDAEVDVPVRRFGIPEQFLAHAKRGEVLADIGLTPVEVAGRISASLAVKEAEETLAVKEAEDALAVKEAEDALARTEQADGPVKEKPE
- a CDS encoding aspartate aminotransferase family protein, with product MTTEFDLGRLLAERGAERYELHTKYLNHQLPRMLHTIGFDKVYERAEGAYFWDADGNDYLDMLAGFGVMGLGRHHPVVRKALHDVLDAQLADLTRFDCQPLPGLLAEKLLAYSPHLDRVFFGNSGTEAVETALKFARRATGKPRVLYCEHAFHGLTTGSLSVNGEDGFRDGFAPLLPDTAVPLGDLDALARELKKGDVAALIVEPIQGKGVHETPPGYLRAAQELLHRHKALLIADEVQTGLGRTGDFYAYQHEDGVEPDLVCVAKALSGGYVPVGATLGKDWIFKKVYSSIDRVLVHSASFGSNAQAMAAGLAVLSVMENEQIVANARVTGELLKSRLGALVDKYELLADVRGRGLMVGIEFGRPKSLGLRSRWTMLQAARKGLFAQMVVVPLLQRHRILTQVSGDHLEVIKLIPPLTVGEREVDRFVEAFTEIMDDAHGGGGLMWDFGKTLVKQAVANR
- a CDS encoding tyrosine-protein phosphatase, with protein sequence MTQQIPSTEPELTGVRNFRDVGGLPTEDGRRVRYGVLFRSGHLAHATDEDAAFLDSLGLHTIFDFRNASDQKLEGPDVELAGVRNVNLPLSDPADGSEFWKMVRDGEIEQLREILGDNKAANRMIASYRKIVKERTAEHARVLHSLAEDSVPALMHCAAGKDRAGLSIAVTLLALGVEREAIVADYLESNAKHRRYKVHRSSSSAAAYSPEVMELLAPLFDARAEYLRAAFETIEETWGDVDTYLEQGLGVTPEIRERLRERLLD
- a CDS encoding helix-turn-helix domain-containing protein, with product MSSPESEAADALPAVAPQLRALRRRASLTLEAAARAAGLSPAHLSRLETGQRQPSLPMLLALARIYGTTVSELLGETVAERDAVVRAADMEPTAAGGWTYWQAGAAGRGMQALRVQVPYGSQGDIVRVHPGEEWLYVLRGRLRLRLGDATHLLGPGDSAHFDSLTPHRLAAQDPDGTELLFVHTLLQSPTATLCLGPTPGETP
- a CDS encoding DUF6126 family protein; translated protein: MTDMEEKFPRALWVRLIIYIAAGHVFAAFVYLLFEVGAGQ
- a CDS encoding M23 family metallopeptidase, producing the protein MPAKGKHRRPRSQRLTRSIAVAGTGGAALALPLMGAAGAHAATPQSVSQSVSEKAAQSLPVVEKTATEKAAQKKGAANTATVRTYSVRAGDYLSKIADEQNVTGGWKKLYSDNREAVGSDPSLIHPGLKLTLGKKAAASTDKSASAEKSASSDKSTSAEKSSSSSDTTTATRSSESTSTAGSSGYTLPVVGATVGTAYHTAGSMWSSGYHTGTDFVVPTGTSLKAVAAGTVVSAGWGGAYGNQVVIKLADGYYAQYAHLSALSVSSGQTVTEGQQIGLSGATGNVTGPHLHFEIRTTPDYGSDVDPVAYLRSKGVAVG